The genomic interval ACGTCGGAGATTCAGAAGATGGTCATTGCGCGCGACGTGATCGACAAGGCCAAGCGGGCCTCAGAAGGGAGCGAGCGGAGATGCTGGTGATTCGCCACGGGAAGGTGGATTTGAAGCAGGAGATGATGAAGGCGGGTCTTGGAGAGTGGGTTCGCTCCCTCTACCCTGCCGGTGCGGGCGTGAGCGTGCTCGCGGCCAAGGAACCCGGGCTCGCCGAGCGCGTGGCGCGAGTCTTTGGCGTGACTGAGGTACGCGAGATCTCCCGGCCGTACGCCCTCGCGAGCCGCGAGTACAAGCCGGAAGACACCGTCGTCGAGGTCCGCGGCCACCGCATCGGCGCGGGCGGCGTGACCATCATGGCCGGGCCGTGCTCGGTGGAGTCGCTCGAGAACATCGTCGATGTCGCGAAGGCCGTGAAGCGCCTCGGCGGGCACGTGCTGCGCGGCGGCGCCTTCAAGCCGCGGTCCAGCCCGTACTCGTTTCAGGGCCACGGCGAAGAGGGCCTGAAGATGATGGCCGCGGCGCGCGAGATGACCGGCCTGCCGATTGTGTCGGAGGTCATGGAGCCAAGTCTCGTCGATCTCGTCGCCGAGTACGTGGACATCCTGCAGATTGGCGCGCGCAACATGCAGAACTACCCGCTCCTGCGGGAAGCCGGGCGATCCGGCAAGCCCGTGCTCCTGAAGCGCGGCCTCTCGGCCACGATTGAAGAGTGGCTGATGGCGGCCGAGTACATCCTGGCGCAGGGGAACCCGAACGTGATTTTGTGCGAGCGCGGCATCCGCACGTACGAGACGGCCACGCGCAACACGCTCGATTTGAACGCCATCCCGGTGGTCAAGTCGCTCTCTCACCTGCCCGTGCTCGTCGATCCGTCCCACGGCGTCGGCAAGCGCGCGTTTGTGCGGCCCATGGCCCGCGCCGGCGTGGCGGCCGGAGCGGACGGCGTCATCGTCGAGATTCACCCGGTGCCGGACCAGGCGATGTCCGACGCGGCGCAGACCATCGACTACGAGGAGTTCGGCCGCATGGTGCAAGAGGTGAACCGCGTGGCGCAGGCGCTGGCGGAATCGGAAGATGGCGCGAGCGCGCGGGAGATGGTGGGGGTGTGAGGGTGTGACCCTTCACGCCCCTGTGACGCCTGAAACCGCCGCCTCCCCTGCCTGCGGCGTGGTCATCGCCCCCATCGCGGCTTCCACCGCCCCGGTTCCCTGGCTTGACACCGGATTAGGCGAACTGTTCACGAGAAACTGAATGGTTCCGAAGTTGTCCACAGAGAAACCGTCCACCGCAGGCGACACCTGGAGCAGGCCGACCGTCTCACCCTGCCCCACGGTGAGCGTGGCGCCCGAAGCCCACACTCTGACGAGAGGAAGGGAAGTTTCGGCGTTCAGGACGCCATCATCAGCTCGGATCTCGGCAGCTTCATAGGCGCTTCCCGCGAGCACGACGGGTGATGTCGCAAAGTCGTCCACCTCGAGCACGGACGATTTCGAACTCGCGACTTGAACACCGCCCATGCCAGGTAACACGTCGAGAACGCCGACGGCTCCGCCGTTGAGATGGAGGGACACGGCTCCCTGACTATCCACGTCGATGCGCGGCGACGCGATGTCCGTAAGTTGAATGGGCGCACCCGGGCTCGCCAGGATGACCAACTTGCCATCGATGCTGACGTGATCGAGCGAAACAGAACCGTTAGGAGACGGAGCGACGATCACGTCTCCGTCCACCTGCAGATTCCGGAGCACGATGTTCGCTCCGCTGGCCAATATGTCCGACCGCACTTCCTCGACACCCTGGGATGGGCCGAGTGCGTCGCTCGTTTGGAGAGGCGGGACCCACGTCCACACCCGCGTGGCGCCGTCCCACGTGTTCTGCACGCCGACATCTGCGAGCAGTTGCGCAACCTGAGACAGCGGCAAAAAGACCGTGTCGACGCCGTTCCACCCGGAAGTCAGATCCACACCGGGAACGACGTTGAGCCTTGTGACCAGGCTCCCATCCACCTCCACCGCCCCAATCCCGGTTCCGGCCGGGAACTCCCACGTGTCCGCGCGCGATGTGGGTGTCTGTATCGCCCAGGTGAATTGGCTTGCGTTCCAAGAAGAGCGAAGGCCAATGGAATTCAACGCGTTTTGCAGAATATTGAGCGGGACATACACTTCGCCAGAGTCCGAAGAACCCGTGACCCAGAGATCCATCGGGATGGAGGCCGTTCCAATACGCAGCGCCGCCACCGCAAGAAAGCCGTCGCCTCCGGAAGGCGGCGAAGCCACTCGATAGATGGTACGCTCGGGCAGCACGAAACTCGCACGCGCAGTCTCGACTGACGGCAAGCGATGTATCACCTGCGCTTCGAGTTTCGGTGCGTCGATCCAAGTGCAAAGGCAGGCCAACGACACAACGGCAGTGACTGGCTGAACACGCCATGTTGCTCGCATCCCCCGTGCTCCCCCTCACCTTTGACGGTTCTGAGAAGGCATTTCTCCTCGCGCCGCGCTCAATCCTTCTGATGCTCGACATTGGGGGAAGCGTATCTTGTGAATCGCAGCGGATCCATTTCATTCCGACCTTTTGCATGCCATCGAAGCCCCGCTACGGCCGTATCGTCACCGGCGTTCCTAGCGGCACCGTGTGGGCGAGCCAGATGACGTCCTTGTTGTACATGCGGATGCACCCGTGCGAGACGAGCTTGCCGATGCTCGACGGATCGTTCGTGCCGTGAATGCCGTAGTGCGGCTTGGACAGGCCCATCCAGTACGCGCCAAAGGGCCCGCCGGGATTCGGCTCTTTGTTCACGATGGTGTACTGCCCGATGGGCGTCCGGGTCACCATCTTGCCGATCCCGACGGGAAATGCGCGGATTACCTTCCCCGCTTCCAGTAGATAGAGTCGCCTATCGGAAAGATCGACGATGATTTCATAGTTCGCCACGGCGGATCGCCTCCGCCCTCAGCCTATGTGCGAGCGGCGGCTCCTGCGCATGGCGAGGGAGCGCTACGTGTTCTGGCGTGGACTTGGCTTTGCCCGCGCGGCGGTTGTCGAGGTCAAGGGAGCTTCTGCGCGCATGAGCTATGGCATCCTCCAAAGGAAGGAGGTTAGACCATGGCGCAGAAGAAGTACCTGGCACCGCCGACGAACTTCCTCGTCGGCCTCGGAGCGACCCGTAAGGTTTCGATTCAGAATCCGGCGAGTGCATCGAGCGCGCCCATCCTGAAGGCGAACCCGTCGACCAGCGCGGACATTCACATACGGCCGAACGCCTACGTGAAAGCGGTGCTCTCCGGCAACTTGCGCGAGCCCGTCATCCTCGTGGGCGCCGCACCGAACGGGTTGTTCTACCAGCAGACCGTCACCTTGAAGCCGGGCCAAACCATCGTGCTGCAAGCCGGATCGTATGCAAAGACATTCCGAAGCTGATGAAGTGAACGGGCGCCCCGGCGCCCGGCCTTGCCCCGCCGGAAGCGGCAAGCCTTTCTTTACGGACTGAAATATATGTGTTAAACTAAGGATAATCGGAATAGGGATCCCATCCCTGTCTTCCCCTTGGTTCCTGCATCATCCCACCCGATTCACACCCTGATTGCAAAACCATCTCCGACGTATTCGTCGCACTTTATTCCGGTGACCGTCTCGCTCATCGCCTATCGCGCATCAACTCCGATTTCACAGAAGGAGGCGAAAATGGAGACTTTCCTGCTGATCTTGTCTTTGATTCTGCTAGCTGGCGTTTGGTCCGCACACCTCGGCAATCGGTTGGGCTTCCCGGTTCTCATCGGCTTCGTGGCCATCGGCATGCTGCTCGGCCCGGGCGGACTTCGCCTCGGCCCGCACGTCCCCCTCTCCGCCGCGCAGTCCATCGGCTATCTCGCGCTCATTCTCATCCTGTTCGAAGGCGGCCTGCACACGCCGTTCGATCGCATCCGCAGCGTGTGGAAACCCGCCCTGTCGCTCGCGACCGCGGGCGTCGTCATCAGCGGCGCCATCCTGACCACCATGGCGCACGCGCTGCTGCATCTCCCTTGGTACGCGGCGGCGCTTTTCGGCGTGGCGGTAAGTTCGACGGACGCCGCTTCGGTCTTCGCCATCCTCGGCCGGCAGCCGCTGCGCCGGCGCCTGGTGGATGTCCTGGAAGTGGAATCGGGCACGAACGATCCCATGGCGTTCTTTCTGACCATCCTGCTCATTCAATGGTCGGAGCACGGCATCGGCAGACCGTGGAGCGCCCTCGGTTACGCGATCTCGACCTTCGCCCTGCAGATGGCGATGGGCCTGATTGCGGGGGCCGTGATCGGATACCTGGGCTCGCTGGCGAATCAGCGCATCAAACTCGACACAGGCGGCCTGTACCCGACGCTCTCCCTCGCGTTTGCGCTGCTCAGCTACAGCGTCGCCGTCCTCCTGCACGGCAGCGGCTTTCTCGCCGTCTACACCGCCGCGGTGGTGATGGGCAATCGGCGGCTGGAGCACCGCCACAGCATCCTGCGGTTTCACGAGGGGCTGTCCTGGACCATGCACATCGTGATGTTCGTCGTGCTGGGCCTACAAATTTCCCCCGCGCGGCTTGGGTCCATCCTCGTGCCGGGCGTGCTGCTCGCGGCAGGCGCCCTCTTTCTGGCGCGGCCCGTCGCTGTCTGGATCTCGACCATCGGCATGCGCTTCTCCGCGGCGGAGAAGGTGTTCATCTCGTGGGCCGGGCTGCGCGGCGCGGTGCCCATCGTACTCGTGCTGACCGCCATGCTCTCGCCCGCCTACACGCCCGCGCCAATGCTGGACGCCGTGTTTTTCGTCGTCATTGCGTCGACGATTGTCCAGGGCCTCACCGTCCGGCCGCTCGCCGCGAAGCTCGATCTGCTGGAGCGCGCCCCGTCCGGCGACCTGCTTGAACTGGTCCGCATCGCGCGCGAAAACGCCGTGATCACGCCGGTCGAGGTGGACGCTTCGTCCGATCTCGTCGGGCGAAAGATGATCGAGATTGAGTTTCCGGAGAACACGCTGTGCTACGCCATCGTGCGGGGCGATCAGGTCATTGTGCCGCGCGGCGCGACCGAGCTTCAGGCGGGCGATCACCTGCTGATTCTGTCGGACAGGCGAAACATCAGGCGGCTGCGGAGGCTGTTTGGCGCGGAGCGAATGGGGCCGGCGGAGATGTTGCCGTAGTCTTGCGGCGGGAGGCAGGTTGCGAGGGCAGGGCTCGGTGGCGCGAGATGA from Alicyclobacillus acidocaldarius subsp. acidocaldarius DSM 446 carries:
- the aroF gene encoding 3-deoxy-7-phosphoheptulonate synthase, translated to MLVIRHGKVDLKQEMMKAGLGEWVRSLYPAGAGVSVLAAKEPGLAERVARVFGVTEVREISRPYALASREYKPEDTVVEVRGHRIGAGGVTIMAGPCSVESLENIVDVAKAVKRLGGHVLRGGAFKPRSSPYSFQGHGEEGLKMMAAAREMTGLPIVSEVMEPSLVDLVAEYVDILQIGARNMQNYPLLREAGRSGKPVLLKRGLSATIEEWLMAAEYILAQGNPNVILCERGIRTYETATRNTLDLNAIPVVKSLSHLPVLVDPSHGVGKRAFVRPMARAGVAAGADGVIVEIHPVPDQAMSDAAQTIDYEEFGRMVQEVNRVAQALAESEDGASAREMVGV
- a CDS encoding L,D-transpeptidase — encoded protein: MANYEIIVDLSDRRLYLLEAGKVIRAFPVGIGKMVTRTPIGQYTIVNKEPNPGGPFGAYWMGLSKPHYGIHGTNDPSSIGKLVSHGCIRMYNKDVIWLAHTVPLGTPVTIRP
- a CDS encoding potassium/proton antiporter, producing METFLLILSLILLAGVWSAHLGNRLGFPVLIGFVAIGMLLGPGGLRLGPHVPLSAAQSIGYLALILILFEGGLHTPFDRIRSVWKPALSLATAGVVISGAILTTMAHALLHLPWYAAALFGVAVSSTDAASVFAILGRQPLRRRLVDVLEVESGTNDPMAFFLTILLIQWSEHGIGRPWSALGYAISTFALQMAMGLIAGAVIGYLGSLANQRIKLDTGGLYPTLSLAFALLSYSVAVLLHGSGFLAVYTAAVVMGNRRLEHRHSILRFHEGLSWTMHIVMFVVLGLQISPARLGSILVPGVLLAAGALFLARPVAVWISTIGMRFSAAEKVFISWAGLRGAVPIVLVLTAMLSPAYTPAPMLDAVFFVVIASTIVQGLTVRPLAAKLDLLERAPSGDLLELVRIARENAVITPVEVDASSDLVGRKMIEIEFPENTLCYAIVRGDQVIVPRGATELQAGDHLLILSDRRNIRRLRRLFGAERMGPAEMLP